Proteins encoded by one window of Nicotiana tabacum cultivar K326 chromosome 10, ASM71507v2, whole genome shotgun sequence:
- the LOC107816645 gene encoding epidermis-specific secreted glycoprotein EP1-like precursor, with product MSPSLPTTLVASLFLFCQIFSSIAQVPVENTFKFVNEGELGPFVVEYQADYRVFSGIFTNPFQFCFYNTTPNAWTLALRMGTVRSESLMRWVWEANRGNPVKENATFSLGTDGNLVLAEANGRIAWQTNTAKKGVTGFKLLPNGNFVLHNSKGKFIWQSFDHPTDTLLVGQSLRLSGPNKLVSRASMKKNVNGPYSLEVKPKIFGIYNRTKLAVELAWFDFKNSTLESIKLNSGNQRVKLDYRLAKSTTRNSHVMAFTKINTTLTYLRLEIDGNLKAYTFYEDKEEDRFRWRVTYNML from the coding sequence atGTCTCCTTCATTGCCTACTACACTTGTtgcctctctctttcttttctgccaaatattttcttcaattgcccAAGTCCCAGTTGAAAACACCTTCAAATTCGTCAATGAAGGTGAATTAGGACCTTTTGTTGTCGAATACCAAGCAGATTATCGTGTTTTCTCTGGAATTTTCACTAATCCATTCCAGTTCTGTTTTTACAACACTACCCCTAATGCATGGACACTAGCTTTGCGCATGGGTACTGTCCGTTCCGAATCTCTAATGCGTTGGGTATGGGAAGCTAATAGGGGAAATCCTGTCAAGGAAAATGCCACTTTTTCTTTAGGAACAGATGGAAATCTTGTCTTGGCAGAAGCTAATGGTCGAATTGCTTGGCAAACAAACACAGCTAAAAAAGGCGTCACTGGTTTCAAGTTGTTACCAAATGGTAACTTTGTCCTTCATAACTCAAAGGGAAAATTcatttggcagagtttcgaccATCCCACCGACACTCTTTTAGTGGGCCAATCTCTCCGCTTGTCAGGCCCGAATAAGCTTGTGAGCCGGGCCTCCATGAAAAAGAACGTAAACGGGCCTTACAGCTTGGAAGTGAAACCGAAAATATTCGGTATCTATAACAGAACCAAGCTTGCCGTGGAATTAGCttggtttgatttcaaaaatagcaCTTTGGAATCAATAAAATTGAACAGCGGAAATCAAAGGGTGAAGTTGGACTACAGATTGGCTAAATCAACAACAAGAAATTCCCATGTTATGGCGTTCACTAAAATCAACACAACTTTAACATACCTTCGGCTAGAAATAGATGGAAATCTCAAGGCCTACACTTTCTACGAAGACAAAGAAGAAG